From a single Calothrix sp. NIES-2098 genomic region:
- a CDS encoding WD-40 repeat-containing protein, producing the protein MNQPKYSIEFMSEADWQKMPESGKRLIEMLVARIEQLESKYAELKDEDGQLLLAKFIATFGELGLIGEEIADIIWLTSEIQQYEQLFSPTKDSSGESKAKKSDKLLGSPIDSNIPIAPSAPSATSSTSSLLDSPKQSATSPTRSSSDSPRQVEIHASEEQPSKKSAHASRDLAIRLPDARSLQEPLTLARALHPLLRRVPSANMVLDEAATIERIAEEQLWTLVLKPDLEPWLDLALVVDESKSMLLWQPTIRELQRLLERYGIFRDVRIWGMVIDQVIDKNGQVQRQVRIRPGFGKAARTQRTHSPGELIDPQGRRLVLIATDCVASHWHDGTVLSTLKTWSQSCSTAIIQMLPEWLWSRTALGLAAPVRFQALLPGLPSQHLKAKPLSAWDEIDFETGIQVPIVTLEPEIFTVWSQLVAGKGGVRAPGFVFEPELFEPDEEEENSSDNDLSAEQRVRRFYNSASPMAWKLACLLAAAPIINLPVVRIIQDQLLHNKSKQVHVAEVFLGGLLRPLQSQSEITPDTNPDTIRYDFVEGVRAALLESSLRSDSVDVLKVVSQFVDSRIGRSIADFVAYLRDPDQIRDGEIQSSPIATVTTQILKQLGGEYARYAEQLESVDESTSDVGDYPTDQQQSVGDVTVSGNENATAFVNEAGNAATITITNYYYREDVRVAPIDSSIAADKDIPCPYRGLFHFGPNDADVFFGREIFIQELYSATKTHNFIPVLGASGSGKSSVVLAGLVPKLQKEGHWQFTHFRPGSNPFYALAEALVPLYTPGLNETDKLALAYRIAGYLQDGSLLLSDVFVTIRQNHPDYRVLLIADQFEEIYTLCNNQEIRRQFLDCLLASLETPTSLSSSATVLVATMRADFLGNALSYRPFADVLQNADVKLGPMNREELTQVIEKPAQKLGVTFESGLVERILEDVENQPGNLPLLEFALTELWNKRTGKQLTHKIYEEISQVEGALARHADKKYGNLTEEEKEKVRRIFLQLVRPGEGSEDTKRIVTKAELGEQSWDLVKRLADYRLVVTSLNSESGQETVEIAHEALIRNWRKLREWMDTNRVFRVWQERLRVAMEQWQVYNKDEGSLLRGAALEQAKEMLKERREDLSLAEQEFIHASLTLQERQKKKGFGSWFS; encoded by the coding sequence ATGAATCAACCTAAATATTCCATCGAATTCATGAGTGAGGCTGACTGGCAAAAAATGCCAGAGAGCGGCAAACGACTGATTGAGATGCTGGTGGCACGAATTGAGCAACTGGAGAGCAAGTATGCGGAACTTAAGGATGAGGATGGACAGTTACTGCTTGCTAAGTTCATTGCGACTTTTGGTGAGCTTGGGCTAATCGGAGAGGAGATTGCTGATATTATCTGGTTGACTTCGGAAATTCAGCAATATGAGCAGCTATTTTCACCAACAAAGGATTCTTCAGGGGAATCAAAAGCTAAGAAATCTGACAAGTTATTAGGCAGCCCAATAGATTCAAACATACCCATCGCTCCCTCTGCCCCGTCAGCTACCTCGTCTACCTCGTCACTATTAGATTCTCCCAAGCAATCAGCTACCTCGCCTACCCGATCATCATCAGATTCACCTAGACAAGTTGAGATTCACGCATCTGAAGAACAACCAAGTAAAAAATCAGCTCATGCTAGTCGAGATTTGGCGATAAGACTGCCAGATGCTCGTTCATTGCAGGAACCCTTGACCTTAGCTCGTGCCCTTCACCCTCTGTTGCGACGAGTACCAAGTGCGAATATGGTACTGGATGAAGCAGCTACTATTGAGCGGATTGCTGAAGAACAACTTTGGACGCTAGTTCTCAAACCGGATCTCGAACCTTGGCTAGACCTAGCTTTGGTTGTGGATGAAAGTAAATCAATGCTGCTTTGGCAACCAACTATTCGGGAACTCCAGCGGTTACTAGAGCGCTATGGAATTTTCCGTGATGTGCGAATCTGGGGCATGGTTATCGATCAAGTAATTGATAAGAATGGGCAAGTTCAGAGGCAAGTTCGTATTCGTCCAGGATTTGGGAAAGCTGCCCGTACCCAACGAACTCATAGTCCAGGAGAACTGATCGATCCGCAGGGTCGTCGGTTAGTTTTGATTGCGACCGATTGTGTTGCTTCTCATTGGCATGACGGCACGGTGCTATCAACGCTAAAAACCTGGTCACAGAGTTGTTCAACAGCAATTATTCAAATGCTGCCAGAATGGCTTTGGTCCAGAACCGCCTTGGGGCTTGCGGCTCCGGTGCGGTTTCAAGCACTATTACCGGGACTTCCTAGTCAGCATTTGAAAGCGAAGCCGCTCTCAGCCTGGGACGAAATCGATTTTGAAACTGGAATCCAGGTGCCGATCGTAACATTGGAGCCAGAAATCTTCACGGTCTGGTCGCAATTAGTTGCGGGTAAAGGTGGCGTACGGGCACCTGGCTTTGTATTTGAGCCAGAATTGTTTGAACCTGATGAAGAGGAAGAGAACAGTTCTGATAATGATCTCTCTGCCGAACAGCGGGTCAGGCGGTTTTATAATTCGGCTTCTCCAATGGCGTGGAAGTTGGCTTGTCTGTTAGCAGCAGCGCCTATCATTAATCTGCCAGTTGTACGGATCATCCAAGACCAGTTGTTGCACAACAAGTCTAAACAGGTTCACGTGGCTGAGGTGTTTCTAGGAGGTTTACTGAGACCCTTACAATCTCAATCCGAGATTACTCCAGATACCAATCCAGATACAATTCGCTATGACTTTGTGGAAGGTGTGCGAGCAGCGTTGCTGGAATCTTCTCTTCGGAGTGATTCTGTAGATGTATTGAAGGTGGTTTCACAATTTGTCGATAGCCGAATAGGGCGATCAATAGCAGATTTTGTAGCTTATTTAAGAGATCCTGACCAGATTAGAGATGGCGAAATCCAGTCAAGTCCTATCGCTACAGTGACAACCCAAATTCTAAAACAATTGGGAGGCGAGTATGCTCGGTATGCTGAGCAGTTAGAAAGCGTAGATGAATCTACCTCAGACGTGGGAGATTATCCGACCGACCAGCAACAGTCTGTTGGGGATGTAACAGTTTCTGGGAATGAGAATGCAACGGCATTTGTGAATGAAGCAGGCAATGCTGCCACCATCACAATAACTAACTACTACTACAGGGAAGACGTAAGAGTAGCACCTATTGATTCATCCATCGCTGCTGATAAAGATATTCCTTGTCCTTATCGGGGGTTGTTTCATTTTGGCCCCAATGATGCGGATGTGTTCTTTGGGCGGGAAATATTTATACAAGAACTTTATAGTGCAACTAAAACCCATAATTTTATTCCCGTACTAGGTGCATCAGGAAGCGGTAAATCTTCGGTGGTATTAGCTGGATTAGTCCCAAAGTTACAAAAAGAAGGTCATTGGCAGTTTACTCACTTTCGTCCTGGTTCCAATCCTTTCTATGCTCTAGCTGAAGCTCTTGTTCCACTTTATACGCCTGGGTTAAATGAAACCGACAAATTGGCCCTAGCCTACAGGATAGCTGGTTACTTGCAAGATGGCTCTTTGCTTCTCTCGGATGTTTTTGTGACAATTCGGCAAAATCACCCAGATTATCGCGTGCTACTGATTGCTGACCAATTTGAAGAAATTTATACTCTCTGTAACAATCAAGAAATTCGCCGTCAGTTTCTCGATTGCTTATTAGCTAGTCTAGAAACTCCGACTTCTCTGTCTTCATCGGCTACAGTGTTGGTAGCAACGATGCGGGCAGATTTTTTAGGAAACGCTCTCTCCTATCGTCCCTTTGCGGATGTTTTGCAAAATGCGGATGTGAAGCTAGGGCCGATGAATCGGGAGGAACTCACACAAGTCATTGAAAAACCTGCTCAAAAATTAGGGGTGACATTTGAAAGCGGACTGGTAGAACGCATTCTGGAAGATGTGGAAAACCAACCGGGAAATTTACCTCTGCTAGAGTTTGCATTAACAGAGTTGTGGAACAAGCGCACAGGGAAACAATTAACTCACAAAATTTATGAAGAAATTAGTCAAGTAGAAGGTGCGTTAGCTCGCCATGCTGATAAGAAATATGGCAACTTGACAGAGGAGGAGAAGGAAAAAGTCCGGCGCATTTTTCTTCAATTGGTGCGTCCGGGTGAGGGATCAGAAGATACAAAACGTATAGTGACAAAAGCAGAATTGGGGGAGCAAAGCTGGGATTTGGTCAAACGATTAGCTGATTATCGGTTGGTGGTAACAAGTCTCAATTCTGAGAGTGGTCAAGAAACGGTGGAGATAGCCCATGAAGCTCTGATTCGTAATTGGAGAAAACTGCGAGAATGGATGGATACAAACCGCGTTTTTAGAGTTTGGCAAGAGCGACTGCGGGTGGCAATGGAGCAATGGCAGGTATATAACAAGGATGAGGGATCATTGTTGCGCGGGGCGGCGTTGGAGCAGGCCAAGGAAATGCTAAAAGAACGGCGGGAGGATCTGAGTCTGGCAGAGCAAGAGTTCATTCATGCGAGTTTGACGTTACAAGAGCGGCAAAAAAAGAAAGGGTTCGGAAGTTGGTTTTCTTGA